Below is a window of Flavobacterium sp. CFS9 DNA.
TTCCGGGCAAAGCACCTCGCCTTGTATCATCAATGTTCCGGTATATTCGATTGTAGCAGGTGTGATAAATTTTCTGGCTTTTGACATTCCTCCATTAGCTCCAATAACAAAATCAGCAGTTGCGATTACGCCGTTTTCAAACTCTAAGATCCATTTTTCATTGTCTGTTTTAAGATTGGTAAACTTACTGTTCCAGACCACAGTATCGCTTTTCAAACTATTAAGCAATAACAATCTTAAATCGTTCCTGTTAATTTCGGGATTATCGTAGCGTTCTTCTTCGATTGTTGTTTTAGAAAACAATATATTGCCTTGGGAATCCGCTACCGTTCTTCCCATTGGCAGTGCTTTATCAAAATAATCCTCTAATAAACCAGCTTGTTTTAAAGCCTCCTGTCCCAAACCTTTGTGAAGATCAAGTGTTCCGCCGGAAATTCTGGTTTGGGCATTTAAATCTCTTTCATAAACGGTAACATCAACTCCGTTTTGCTGTAATAATTTTGCCATAGTTAGACCAACCGGTCCTGCACCAATAATGGCTACTTTTTTATCTTTTAATAACATCACTTTATCTTCTTAATTATGAATGACAAAATTCTGCTATCCGACTATTTTAGGATTGTATAAATGCGACAAAATCATGATTTATCAGCTGTTGTTTTGCTTTTCGCGCAAATGCACCCGGTGTGGTACCACTGTAACGTTTAAATTCTCTGCTCAGGTGCGACTGATCGGTATAACCCAATTCCTGTGCTAAACTTGCGATACTTAGATTAGGTTCTAGCCATAATCGGTTACGAGCCTGTTCGAAGCGCATGACAGCCGAAACATCTTTAACCGTATAACCTGACGATTGCTTAAAATTTCTTTCTAAAGTACGTATTGTAGCATGAGAAGCGGCAGCTACTTCCCTAACCGATATACGTCCTCCGGCTGCTGTCATAGCAATTCCTGCTTTAAATATCAAACTATTGCTGTCAGACTTTGCTTCTGCTGCAAAAAAATAGTCTTCGACTTTGGCAATAGCCTCTTCAATTTTGTGGGAAGCGATCAGATTGTTCAAAACAGACTGAAGTTTAGCAATAGGATGCTCAAAAATCTGTACTCCCTCCTTACCCTTTTGGGAGGACCATCCAAGCAGGTCAAAAACCATCCACGGATAGCACCTGACAGCAATAATTTCAAGGGAATTAACAGAATTGAAAACTGCAGGCTGATGGAGTAACCCTATCATAAATGGTGATGTCAGTGGTTTCAAAACTCCATTAGAAGAAATATTCAGCTCATTTCCAAAATAAAAAATGATTTCAGCATAACCATCCGGTATCACTTCAAAGTTCGATTGTACTTTCCCATACTCAATCTTATCATACCAAAAGCACTTTATACTTTTTTGTAATTCTTCGGCCGGAACAAATTCCTGATGATTGGTTTGAAAAGAAAGCATAATTGGAAGAAATTAGAGACAAACGATTATGAAACAAATAAAAGTCATTTCAAAAAACTGACCTTATTTTGACAATAATCCATTTCAAAATTAAGAAATTAATATGTAATATTGCAGCACGACACAAACAGCTGTTTATCAAGAACAAACACAGAATTACAAATCTCTTATTCCACTATTCTCCTCTTAAATCTTGGAAATTTAAAACGTATTATAGTACAAATCACATTAGATTCTTAGACTCCAAAATCTAATTTTACTCCAACATTAGAACTTCTAATGTAATTCTAATGATCTTCTAATTCCTTTATTTAGATTAAATATAAACAATGATTTAGCTTTGCATTTCTATTTAAGAAGTACATAAATCATGAAGTTTTTATTGTTATTGTTGGCATTCGTTCATTTTTCAGGTTGGTCCCAAAACGGGAATATTAAAGGAAAAGTTACTTTTGAAAATTCTGAATCTGCATTTGGTGCCACAGTTACAATTGCCGGAACTCAAAAGTTTGCTTTAGTTGGCAACAACGGTCAATTTGAAATCAAGAATGTTGCTTACGGTTCATACACTCTCGAAATTACATCACTTGAGGCTAAAACTAAAACCGTAAACGTAACCTTAAATAGTCCATCAACCCAGGTAAACATCTCGCTAGAAAAATCAAATGATCCAAAAGCCTTAAAAGAGGTTGTCGTAAAGAAAAACTCTGTAAAAAAAGAAATCATCAGTAAAGGTTTCTCTGTAAATGTTATAGAAACTAAAGACGCTGCCACACGAAACCTGCAAACCAATGAATTGCTTGATCGTTCCGCAGGCGTACGAATCCGACAAAACGGAGGTTTAGGTTCAAGCGTAAATTACAATCTGAATGGAATGTCCGGAAATGCTATCCGAATTTTTATTGACGGAATTCCGCTTTCTACTTATGGTTCTTCCTTTAGTCTTAACAGCATACCACCTGCCTTAATCGAGCGCATCGAAGTTTACAAAGGGGTTACCCCGGCAGAACTGGCGGATGATGCCTTAGGCGGAGCTATAAATGTAATTTTGAAAAAAGGTGCTAAAAACACGCTGAATGCTTCTGTTTCTTATGGATCTTTCAATACCATTCAGTCCAACTTTAATACAACCTATCGGGACAAATCCGGATTTACCGTAAAAGGATCGGGCTTTTATAATTACTCAGATAATGATTATGAAGTATGGGGAAGATTCGTTTACAATATCGCACCGGATGGACGTTACGAACTTACACGCGCCAAACGTTTCGAAAACCGATACAGATCCTATGGAGGAAGATTTGAAGCCGGTTTTACCAATGTAAAATGGGCTGACAATTTTTTAATCGGTATAAATGTCTCTGAAGATCACAATCAGATTCAACACGGTCAATTCATGACAAGACCTTATAAGGGACGTTTTTCCGAAGCTGATGCTTCTGTAATAAGTCTGAATTACTCTAAAAAAGATTTTCTCTTTAAAAAACTTGATTTTTCAACCAATACTGTCTTTAGCAATAAACATGAAGTCGTAAACGATACGGTTAAATGGAATTACAATTGGAACGGTGAAAAAGCAATAGGTCTATATGGTGAACCTGTTTTATCCTATACTGGCGCACAGCAAGGTGGTCCAACCATTAATAACATCTCAGAAAATATATTAAGTTCCAGAAGCGTATTTACCTATAATCTAAATGAATCTAACAGGTTTATATTCAGTAATTTATATTACAAACTGGATAGAAATGAAGATGATTTAATCAAACCGGAATTTCAAAAAGATTTTGAAGCAACATTTGATTTGCAAAAAACAGTCACTTCATTAGCCTATGAAATGCAGGCTTTTGAATCACGATTGAGAACCAATATTTTTGGTAAGTTTTACGAACAAAAAGTAAACCACAGAAAACCGGAATTGGTTACACAAAACGGGCAAACTACCGTTGTAGAAAAAATTACCAAAAGTGCAACTCCATTATTTGGATACGGACTGGCTACTTCTTACTTTATTACTCCTGAACTAATGATCACGGCATCTGCAGAGAAAGCCATTAGATTAGCAACTTCAGATGAAATGTTCGGAAGACCTAGTGAAAATGTACTG
It encodes the following:
- a CDS encoding FAD-dependent oxidoreductase; the encoded protein is MLLKDKKVAIIGAGPVGLTMAKLLQQNGVDVTVYERDLNAQTRISGGTLDLHKGLGQEALKQAGLLEDYFDKALPMGRTVADSQGNILFSKTTIEEERYDNPEINRNDLRLLLLNSLKSDTVVWNSKFTNLKTDNEKWILEFENGVIATADFVIGANGGMSKARKFITPATIEYTGTLMIQGEVLCPETSCAKFNKLCNGAILMTSGKEGLLVANPKNGKVLSYNVIFKSPDEFIRNDEVFESTDGIRKYLFNRFSEWDKCYKELFEATSSFVLWPTRKISLDDQWKKERPLPITLLGDAAHIMPPFAGQGANIGLLDALILSNNLTNGKFETIEEAISDYEQKMFVYATQAQFETAVNEAAMQSPDFSFLKFYR
- a CDS encoding helix-turn-helix domain-containing protein, whose product is MLSFQTNHQEFVPAEELQKSIKCFWYDKIEYGKVQSNFEVIPDGYAEIIFYFGNELNISSNGVLKPLTSPFMIGLLHQPAVFNSVNSLEIIAVRCYPWMVFDLLGWSSQKGKEGVQIFEHPIAKLQSVLNNLIASHKIEEAIAKVEDYFFAAEAKSDSNSLIFKAGIAMTAAGGRISVREVAAASHATIRTLERNFKQSSGYTVKDVSAVMRFEQARNRLWLEPNLSIASLAQELGYTDQSHLSREFKRYSGTTPGAFARKAKQQLINHDFVAFIQS
- a CDS encoding TonB-dependent receptor: MKFLLLLLAFVHFSGWSQNGNIKGKVTFENSESAFGATVTIAGTQKFALVGNNGQFEIKNVAYGSYTLEITSLEAKTKTVNVTLNSPSTQVNISLEKSNDPKALKEVVVKKNSVKKEIISKGFSVNVIETKDAATRNLQTNELLDRSAGVRIRQNGGLGSSVNYNLNGMSGNAIRIFIDGIPLSTYGSSFSLNSIPPALIERIEVYKGVTPAELADDALGGAINVILKKGAKNTLNASVSYGSFNTIQSNFNTTYRDKSGFTVKGSGFYNYSDNDYEVWGRFVYNIAPDGRYELTRAKRFENRYRSYGGRFEAGFTNVKWADNFLIGINVSEDHNQIQHGQFMTRPYKGRFSEADASVISLNYSKKDFLFKKLDFSTNTVFSNKHEVVNDTVKWNYNWNGEKAIGLYGEPVLSYTGAQQGGPTINNISENILSSRSVFTYNLNESNRFIFSNLYYKLDRNEDDLIKPEFQKDFEATFDLQKTVTSLAYEMQAFESRLRTNIFGKFYEQKVNHRKPELVTQNGQTTVVEKITKSATPLFGYGLATSYFITPELMITASAEKAIRLATSDEMFGRPSENVLANPNLKPEQSNNFNVGVQFGPYEISTHKISIAASGFSRNAKDRIVRTSGNRVNDAIQTLPFENLGRTQSIGYEASFNYSFKDRLFLSMNMSKFNSLFKMQFDANGGQLSNYNKQIPNEPFFTVNGNVQYNFKELIQKDSQLSLYYNFGYVDPFATLWIDVVNSKTPAQFVQDLGLSYAFPKKQFVLSFDAKNIFDKQVFDNYAVQKPGRAFYLKLNYTLNKF